AAAAATAAGCTCAAGAGAAATGGGAATGGGGATACAGCTCACCATATATTTATGGAGGAACACAAAGAGTTAATGGAAAAAGGAGAAAAACTGCTGAAGGATACATCTGGGTCGTGCATGCTAGTAGCTGCCCTTATTGCTACAGTAGCATTTGCAGCTGCTTTTACTGCACCTGGTGGTAACGTCAGTGATAGTAACAGCACAAAAAATGGCACCCCAGTTTTCTTAGATAAGACTTCATTTACACTTTTTGCGGTAGCAGATGCCACAGCGTTATTCTCTTCTGTCACATCAgtactcatgtttttgaccatATATACTTCCCGGTACGCGGAAGTTGATTTCTTGAAGTCATTGCCACGAAAGTTGATAGTGGGACTTGTAACTCTCTTCATATCTATGGCCACCATATTGGTTGCATTTGGTGCTTCATTGTATATTGTGTTTGGAGAAAGGTATTCATGGGCTGCGATTCCTATAGGGTTGTTCAGTTGTGTTCCTTTGACATTATTTGCATCATTGCAGTTACCACTGTTTTTTGAAATGGTTCGTTCCACGTACTGGAGTAGCCCGCTTCAAAAACATAGATATATCCCCAGCCAACAGTTCAATACAAAGAAAGATAGCTGAAATCAGATTAGCAAAAAAAGTAGTCGGGATACTGTTGGTATACTGAGTTTAGATTTCTCAACTGCCAACAGCCAATACTTTTTGAGATTTCCTGTATTTTGTCAGCTGGCTGTTAATTTGGAGGTGCAACATATGTAAAATCATTTTTTATGTGCGCTTGCATGACTTATATAATACGACTGCCCACTGTTCCCAGTAGTCTCTTAGATTGCAATCTTTTTGCTCATATTCAGTTTTTCAGTTAAATCTTGCTTCTGCACTGATTAATCTCTATAAAATTTATCACTGGTTAAGACACCAGTATTATATGTTGTAAGATTGGAGATTCTTTGTGAATCAATGAACTAACATTTCGAGAAAAGAAGATGATCTACATTCATGAGCCATGAAGTAAATCTGACTGGTTAGGACGGCAGCATTGATAGTGTTTTGGGTTGTAAATAATCACCCAAAAGATTCTCGTTCAGCACCAGtggtctagtggtagaatagtaccctgccacggtacagacccgggttcgattcccggctggtgcattgcttgttttttttttttttgcgttctTAACGCATCAAGGGAAGTTCCTTAAAAGCTGTATTGCAGTTGCTCTAGGCCACTAGATGAAGGTTGAAACAGATGACTTGGAACTAGAAGCCATCACAATATATAGTTTGCTTTATCAGACAAGTACTCTAAAGTGACTCGCTTAATGACCCAAAATTTGAAGGGTGGATATTTCCCTGGAAGCTTCTGATCTGTTTCCTACCAAGAATTGGTATACTGCTTACAAATAAGAATGCATCTTTAAAAATTTTTGTATCCTCTCACAGCTTCATTAGAACGTAGGAACGAGTTTATCCAAAATGTATCTTGACTACTCAAGTTATCTCAAGTTTACGAGCATACTACACAGAAGTTCAAACTTTAAAGCTGGCTTTTTCCTTTAAGTTTAAGGGTCAAGTTCAACAGAGAACAAGTTGGAGACGCGCCAAAACCAAACAATTCGAGTTACACCGAGCCAATTTATATTGGCAACGATTCATTGATTGTAAATAGGACTTATCCTTCACCTCATCTTAGATCTAAAATTCCAGTCCAAGTTTCTTTAGTGGAATTCCAGAGATAGTAGTTGGGCAAGAGCAGTTTCGATACAGGCAACAAAATTTAGTTTGGAGATTTGGGCAGGGGGAAAAAATTATGACGTAGACTCCACCCTTGAGCAGATCTTAGGCGAGCACCCCTCCTTAGTGTGGAATGGAGGTTGCTAGCCTAGGCCATAGACCTTCATGATCATCCATTGACCCCGTCCAGGTAAGTATGTTTTCCAATCCTACTTCTCCTGTTTTTATAGTCCATCTTTTCCCGTCTCTTAGATCGGCACAAGCAATGTGGGGCTAGCCATTTTGTTAGAGGAAAACACTATGTAGTTTTTTGCCTGTTGCCCTAAATCCAAAATCATTTGGGGTTGAACATTGGAAGCCAATTCCTAGTGGTGATCCTAAATTGAGAAATCTAGAATGATATTTTATAGCAATTGGATCTTCCATTGGTGCATTCTTGTTATCATTATGATTTATCTGCAATGCGGTCAGTCTATTCAATTTGCAGGAAGGAGATAAGACCAGCTCTTACCCGTTTGGTTGTTACACAATTACTCTTGATTTCTCAACAGAGTAATAAAGAGACCATTACTCTTACAAGCTGTAAACAACACCGACAATACATATTCCAACCATCTTTAACAGAGTAAAGAGACACAGGACCATTCTTCAACAACTTCTTACTGAATTGTAAGAGTAGTTGTACAAAGTGTTGGTATCTTTGCTAAAACTCATGCCAAACGGACCTCAAGAGTAGCTGTACAAAGATGGTTCATGGTTGTGTGTAAAGCTACGTGTTTGGTTATTAGGTAAGAGGTTGTTGGTATGGTCACTGGTCAGATTTATATTTTTAAGGCATGAGAAATGCCTAGAATTCTTACTATCTGTTTTCTAGAAAAACCCAAACATTTGACGATGATATCACGGTCTTGATCAAACTCAAATTGCATAAGAATAAGATAGAGTTGTGCTCTATACTTCCTAAGAGATTCAGTTTTATATCACTTAAAACTCAAACTCGATCATGGCACCCCTAAAGCTACATGGAGTTCCATTTTCAACATGTACCGCTCGTGTGATGGCTTGCCTCGAAGAGAAAAACGTCCAGTATGAGATCTGTCCGGTTGATCTTAGTACCGGAGCACACAAACGTCCTGATTTCATTTCCAAGAACCCATTTGGTCAGATTCCAGTACTCGAAGATGGAGATATCACTCTTTTTGGTGAGTTCTCTCCTTCGTTCGATCCACTTTTAAGAATCTTAGCTTTTTAATTACTTATAATATTTTAGTATcgaattttttgttcttttttcagaATCAAGAGCCATCTGTAGTTACATTGCTCACAAATACAAAGACCAAGGAACAGATCTACTTCAGCATGGCAATCTTCATGGTTTCGCAAAAGTAATGGTAGGATGTGAAGTAGAATCTCAACAATTCAACCCTGCAATGGGGCCTATTTTCTTTCACACCTTCATTGCTCCTATGCGAGGTTGGGCACCAGATCAAAAGGCCATCGATGAGAACGTCGTGAAAGTCGGGGCAGTCCTTGATGTTTATGAAAAGATGCTTACTAGCAGTAAATATCTTGCAGGAGATAGTTACACACTAGCTGATCTTAATCACCTTCCTTATATTACCTATATTATGAAGACTCcacatgctaatttgatcaaTTCTAGGCCTCATGTTAAGGCGTGGTGGGAAGCTGTTTCATCTAGGCCAGCTTCACTAAAGGTTACCCAAGGAATGACATTGGGTAGCAAGTGATCAATCAGGGCGCATTAATTGTGGTGTGATGTACTCAATTTTAATAAGCGTATAGGGATTGGAATATGCAAGTGTGTTAAAGTGGTCGTACCTAATAATGAAATAGTATTGTTGTCTCAAACCAGTTAATTATAATTTCACTCACTAGTAGATGGCATGATTTTTATGGTTAATAATATGTGTGGAAAAGAGAATAAGTCTTTTTCTCTTTTTGCATCAATTTTTAGGGTTattaatattatatattgttttgtCATTTTCCTAAAACcttataaaagaaaagaaaaccatctttttcttccttttttcatCTCTGCCACTttactaaaaggaaaaaaaaaaaaaaaaaaaaatctattttgtaaCTTTATCTCCATGGAATACTGCTTGCTTGGATTGCTAGGATATCAAAAATTTTCACTTGGATCGCGTAAGAGATAGGGGTTTTTCGTAATATTATAAAACTAAACTATTTTTCATGTTTTAGGGTCTGCTTTGCATGATGTTTCTAAACTATGTCTGTCATTGTCCCCTTTACTTATATGTCAGATTTCCAATAATTCCCCGTCACTGATTTTAAACAAAATTCTGTGTTTCATTAACCCTGTCTCTGTGTCTACCGAACAAAtcttttaaaataataattgttTTCCGTCCActagttctatttttttttttttgtaaaacatTAAACCAAAAATTAAGAGAAAGTACGCATGTCTCTCGATCTGCACCCGTTTCCCATTTTTCATCCATCACAGAAAATTTCAGATTTAAAAGGGTTCAgttttaaaataaaagaaaaagagaaaaggcTATAGTAGAGGCTTGGTTTTCCTAGTTGTTGTCCTCTAGCTATTCTCCTAAATCAATATACCTATACCTATTTGAGTTCTATTtgaaaaaaacagaaacaaataTTTAATtctcaaaagaaaacaaaagaaaaaaatgatattttgTCGAGCCTTGGTCTTTCATATCATGTTTCAATACTGACTCCACTATTTACAAGGGTACTTGTACAGAAGAAAACATAAACATCACAGCAGCTCATGTTTATTTAATTGATCTAATTGATGCGCagctttgtttcttcttttttattttttatcaaatgCTAGAAAAAGTTGGTGCAGTAACTCTGTTTTGGATTATACCTCTTCCTTTCAATAAACTACTAGTGAACCCTTAAAAATTGGAACCAAATGCGAATTGTGTTCaccccctagttagtaagttcgcgaatgattcgcgaatcattcgcgaatttttccgtatcacgaattttaccgtcttattcgcgtacgtttgcaactccgaacccaagtcgcgtattatgtggcattcccggattattcgcgaagcgttcacgaattttacgtattccgaataatacttccgcttaattcgccataaattctttagcttttacttttcaaagactccactttttgggatttactgccttccgagcatacacgaccgaataatagacgtgttgtaatttttatgaaacaaaaacgaccgaagagatttgaaggtgaaggtgagagagatctcaaactcactaaccaagcatctaaaccaccatacgacgtcctcttggataactaatgttgtatatattattaatatcatcatattaagtttattttttctttaaataactcacacatatgcataaaaattggtctatgaccttataaatacaaattatttgttatatatagataccgaattttcagagccgaactcacatttataaatcgaattatacacgtacgtatgccgtttcgaattactgacgaatcacgtcccgttgaccgaattttggaccgaatctggattttacaaaaccgtataatactcgtacgtttgccgttccgtacgtttgccgaatcccgaattgttAACTAGGGTTCACCCCCTCTCTGTTAATCAATAgctgtttactttttttttatttaacctGGCTTCCATATCGAGTCAAAAACTCTTTCGTGTCCAGTGCTAATACTATTAAGGATTTTGATTACTCTCTCTTGGATCAGTGATTTCAAAGAGGATTATTTCTCAGTTGGTGGAGTTTGTCTGATTAATAAACATGCGTGGGATAAATGGTTTGGGCACGTAGGTTTCTGTTTTGGAGTACAAATGCATTTTTTTCCTATTATTATAAATATTATATAAATGCATTGATCAAATTTTATGGAATTATGGATGTGTTTAAGTTTTTGTAAGGAATTGAGTGCATTTGTAAGAAATGAATTTTGGATATAcaatctctgctgctgctgaaatgtcaggcctttatggcatcccaccactggtggctacTCTGGaaagactgttcggggaacagtATGGTTtgttaccggaataactctgacactAGATTAGGAACCTACAATTATTGGTTGGCTTATGTGAGTAAAATGAGTAAGTAATTTCAGAAGATTTTGACTTGCatgtgttttattattttattcgctGCATGGTTTAATTTTCGGTGTactatattatttttttgaaatttctaCTGAGTTGTGGTTGCTCACCCCAAATTCCTTTTCCTCTCCCCACAGAGTTTGAGGAGCAGTTAGCGCAGTAAGCGGACTTGGAAGCTTACGGCATAGTACTCAGATGTTAGTATTCTCGCAACACACTACTATATGATATAATTGGGATGttgggtatttttattcattatcATTTTATCATTTTCTTGGATTTAGTTCAATTATTTTACTAAGAGACATCATTTCAGTATTAATAATTTTTAGACAATTGTTCTTACTCTATGACTTTTGGAACCTCTTTTATTGGAATTTAATTTGGAAGGACATTAGGTTATGTCGTCTTTATTCATCTTGTACTCTTACCTTGTTTTATtgttattcttaaaaaaaaaaaaaattagcatgTTCCATAGTCATGCCTCAAGAATCCGCTCTTGCTAGTTGGGTTGGACTCGATCCATTGGGTTGAATCCAGCTCAATAGAAGCCCGAATTTTTGTGGTCGTGACAGGTGCCATCTACACATGataataatgtggaaaataaatagcCAATGATTAATacttttttgatgatgttgtggtaatgaggttcaaactctcggacttgtgaagattaaatttaaagatttaataaaattatatacaaaaatgttAATAAAGTGAGCGAggggtatgagaaaataaccaagacactgattccactattacacatgaattaatgatggtaaataatccaaaactctaattatcttttaagtcctttatatcttaactcactaataatcaagcaaattctcaaacatcaattgtatcccttaagcataaattatctaaacaaagcataacctatctaattgaatcacaactgattaggaaaattacgcaaacaatttaaaactctgcaaaagcagtgattgagtgaattataattaaatattagagaaaataaaataattaccaattattcatgcgtaaatagcttcctcatttccttggttgtgggagaattagccgctcatcatgttggaaacacgctcaaaaatcattattattgctcaaagggtgtttacaaatgatgaaaatggagaaataattcaaaaccgggtttgtaacaattatatttgttacaaaccagagaactacgacccacagtatgtgtcactgatactgttgctctaagacccacggctctgtgtcgcaaacgctgacaaataagtctgcctctgaggtacgacccacggctgtgagtcgttgttactgttggaaaacgacgaccttggatggtccgttcttcgtgttcttcatgttcatcagcagcagcagcagcagaaaccgagtttgggaaaactcgaatttctccttctctggctctcctcagccccctagactctcgacaccccttctctatgatcccatccacctatttatactccttagactcatttaatcacgccatgattctcaatattcttcattaaactcgggcaataaagaaaatattttgggaatattttcttccctgatttagcttctcacgcgtttctacagctgcaaaatcttctcatttatctttttcaaggtccaaagtgttgctagagtcatcatacatgagcataacacgtttaaattctccaaaactcatgtaatcccgtgaactgtccctctcatgcacgtgctgccctgatttcttctcacggatttttcagccaaatttgatagaccaaaacacttgtaatagctttgtatatgtcccaggaacaatcccataaactttcagccatttagtctccctataacacctccaaatccttgattgaaatctgacagtgaataaaaatattttcccgccaatattcagttcaaacgaaggggatgaaggtgccccttaaccagctgcttgggtgccaataacaaatgggtgttgtggacaaatttgggctacatatagtcctgggtgctgaagatgaatttgggctacacataaccatgggtgccccttatccaaaactgggatccgtatagcaaatgttcttcggaggtgtcccgagcaacttttcgagccgaattttccaacaatgtttattttcaaaaaatacctataaacacacaaagcaccataataagtacgaaatcgagtactaacaatatgaaacattggggacaaattagacacataaatgcgtatatCAGCCAACAAGAAATATTAGATTTTCTGGATAGCTCGATGAATCCAATTACAATCTAGgataagaaaaagagaaagagaaccacacagattgcaaataatcatagtaaaagaaacaagtaaaataatcataaattttagtcgctaaacctaaaaaggtttaaaggagaaaGGACctctctagtttacaactaggatacaaaaatagtgtcagggattcaaagatcccagttgtttgaggttctccttatatagactttcaagatcaaggttgctttagatttaagctaaggtaactttggaatcaagcaatcattAATCACAATTTGATtaaaaacttgacttgaaattaacataacagaatatacactctggtaaGGACGAACCATAATCGAAcagtgtacaatgacttgttcatgaaaggttagccgaaactagccaatcgAACGATAAGCtgaaccattttcatataacactttaacactttaatcttgagtcacaaatgtgatcaaacatgtctaTATAGtgatttagagagttgttcaaatgccgattatctcattaaaataattattatcttctccaaagtgcaattgtatcacaacttcgaagtgATATGTTTTTCCCCGCTAGTCAATACTTACATCCGCTGCATAATAagtgaaacctatagatattgattcacccccccttacataatgatatgtaaacCATATGCATGTATGTATTGCGAAACTACTAATtagttctccccttttttgtcaataaaaattggcaaaggtacgaaaactatgggatcgtaatgaattcaaaCAAGATATTTCAAGACTTAAAGGAATACATATCAACTTTAagttagatgatatcacagagtataaaatacttagcgtctcatctaggagatttaagatacaatcatcccctttacattcCATATCCACTCTCCCTACAATGATatagaaattaagcacaagttcaataaagAACTCTTCCCTATTTGATTTCATTCCCAGGAGAACAAAATGAGTGAcctttctttaataaaaaaatgatttttaataAGATGACAACAATTTTTTACCTAGAACTCAAGCTTTATTGCCCAAAAGATATGAATTAATTCAGGGGCAATGATTTGAACTTTATTTAAtggaccaaaacaacaccaatagacttccgAAGGTGTTGAAATGTTGTGGTGTCTATAGGCTTGGTGAGAATATCAATTCTACGCCTCGTGTTAAGGCATGGTGGGAAGTTGTTTCATCTTGGCCAGCTTCCCTAAGGGTTTCCCAGGGAATGACCTTGGGTAGAAAATGATCACTTATTTCCGTAAGATGTTTGTTACGCAACCCTCTCTACTATCTAGGGTGCATTTGTGGTGTATTATGTTGTTACAGCGGTCATGTCTAATAATGAAATAATATGTTCGTTACGCAGCCCTCTCCCCTTTGATTCCATAAGTCGTATCagcaattttcaattttatttgtaACAGTGAGTGTTACTATGATATCCGATATGGTGAATCTTGATTTTCTAAAAGAAGAAAAATCTAAATTGATATTTCTAAAGCTTGTGATAGGATCGAATGGACTTTCCTTGAGAAAATTCTTTCGGCTTTTGGTTTTAATGATAATTGGTGTAAGATAATTATGCAATGTGTTTCTTCAACTTCTTCCTCTGTTTTACTGAATGGAATAGTTTTTAAAGTGGAGAGGGGCCTTCGGCAAGGAGACTCTCTGTCACCTTATCTTTTTATTATATGTATGAAATTCCTATATAGACTCTTATATAAAGTTGATAaggataaaaatatttttggaattaaagtCTCTAAATCAGCCCCTTTTATTCTCATATGTTCTTTGCCGGTGATTGTTTCCTGTTTTCAAAAGCTGGAATAATGAAACAAGGAATATGATGGATATTCTTAAGTTATTTGGTGATGTTTCTGGTCATGCTATAAATCTTCAGATATTTGGAATCTACCTATCCCCTAAAATCTGTCACAAACATTGCAAAAGGCGATGACTAAATGCAACCCACACTAAAACTAAATACAACCTTTTGAAAATATCTTAAACCCTCAAATATGACTCTACATGTAACTCTATTAGCAGTCGTGTTAGCACTCACCAGAATCATAATATTGATAATTATCATTAACATCATCCTACTAATCATACTTAATACTTCACCAATATTATCTCCATATAATccaatttttgttttaaaatcatgaaaaatgttTAACCATTCAACTTTTGAAGGAAACTGATAATAATGGCGAAGATTTTGGAATTCCATTGGAATACGAAAGTATTTTATTAGATAATCGATACATCAGGTGGGCATAACGACTACTTACTGATAATTATGTATGAGCATCTCTGGTTTTAGTACCCACTAGCTATATGATGATCATCATCAACATGTCATGGAACTCACTCTTAATTTTTTTACTCCTATTACACCAGATCTGTTCATGGTAACCATCATAAAATGAATAAAATAGTCATCGTCACTGACTGAATCCATATGAAGATGAGAGTTTAAAATTGGTCTGTGTTTGGGAGACGATGGGGAAGATAACAAATGTGAGTTTTGTACACCCACATCAATAAGGTTCATCAAATTTTTAAAGGGTTGTAAATAACTAAGTCGTGGGTTGCATTTAGTCATTACCTTGCAAAATCATTAGTAGAATCTTAAAAGTAAGGCATATATTCAAAAATGAtaaatatttaggcacccctCTTTTCTTTGATAGAAATAAAACTAATAGCTTTGAACCTCTTCTCAATAAATGTTATGCTGCTTTTGAGGGATGGAAAGCTAAACTTCTTTCTCAAGCCGGAAGAATTGTGCTTATTAAATATGTTCTTAGTACTTACCCTAGCTATCAAATGCAATGCTTTGCCTTTCCTAAGACCATTCTGGACAATGTTGAGAAAATGCAGAAAGATCTTTGGTGGAATAAGAAAGAGGATATAGAGGAATCTACACTAAATCTTGGGTTAGTATATGCACTAGTCTTGAATCTGGTGGCCTTGGAATTAGAAACcctcataaacaaaatatttatatgaTTACCATACTTTCTTGGAGAATTTTAAACAACCAAAATTTGTTTTAGGTTCAAATTTTACAACATAAATACTTTTTTAAAACCAACCCTCTAACACACTCTGGGAATTACAATAAATCTTGGATTCGAAGTAGTATTAAGAAAGGTCTAGATATCATTGGGTCCAATTATGAATGGCAGGTTAATTGTGGTTCTAATGTTAACATATGGTCTGATTATTGGCTGCCTAACCAAACTTCTACTTTTTGCATTGATATAATTTGTCTACTACTAGTGTGAATCAATTAACTGATGGAAATGGGAACTGGAATAGTGCTATTGTTGAAAGATATACCCACCCCTCTATGCATAATAGAATTAAATCTATTACTCTAAATTTTGATATGCTAAATAGAATTCGTTGGAAGTCTACTATTTCAGGGGAATGTACTACTAAATCTGTGTATCATTTCCTCTCTAACAATGAGACATGCAATAATGAAAAAGCCTTTTGGAAATCACTTTGGAAAATAGATTGGATTCCTAGAACTAAACTCTTCTGCTGGAAAATGGTTTCTAGAATTTTACCTTTAGGGGATAAAATGTTTTAATATAACAAACATGCTTATCGTTGTTGTAGTCTTTGCTCTGATAgtcaaattgaagatgaaaatcatttaTTTCTGGAATGAAAATTTGCTAAAAATGTCTGGTTTGCCATCTCTTTTATGAATATCACCACCTTAAACCTAAATCATAATATCAAAGACTGGTTTCAAAAATGCATGAACGGTAGTATCTTGAAAAGAGATATCGCTAAAATATCTTTCACTCCTTGGTCCCTATGGAACCATAGGAATGATGTTATTTTTAACCATATTAAACCTGATCATGTTTCTTTAATTTCTAAAATACACAAAGATTTTATGAGCATTCCACATGATAAACCAGTTTAGGTAGCCAAGAATCCTCAGAACTCTCTGAACCTGGTGAATACAGACAAGTTTGAATGGATAGTAAaatttgatgcttcttttaagatTGATGATTACTCAATGGGATATGCTATTTCAATAAACAATATTTCAAGATGCTATAGTGAGCACAGATTAGGCTCAGGATGGGCAGCAAGCTCCTTAGACGCTGAAGCAAAGGCATTTGTACATGCGCTCATATGGATTAAAGATCCGAAGATTAACTCATGCATATTCTTAAACGACTGCAAAAACCTTGTTGCTGCAATCAATAGAGATAATCAATTTCAACCTCAATTGAGAGATCAAAACAGCATCATGAAATGCGTTAATCTGTTTAACTTGTTTAATAATGTATGTTTTCAAGTTAGGAATAATAAATTTCTGCTTTCCTTAGATAAATTAGCTAAAGAAGCAAGATCTCTCAGATGTCTTAATTTCTCAACTAAATCTCTTACGTGTGATGTTAAGGCTCTTTTTTTTGGATAAACTAAGAAG
This is a stretch of genomic DNA from Papaver somniferum cultivar HN1 chromosome 1, ASM357369v1, whole genome shotgun sequence. It encodes these proteins:
- the LOC113291336 gene encoding ankyrin repeat-containing protein NPR4-like; the encoded protein is MVGQTMLQLAIGKRNEMIVDIICKASEDGISDLVDTNDIEGNTVLHYAAKLAPFDHLNTISGAYLQMQRELQWFKVNKVLHSMSDRLCARVENMMLEKNKLKRNGNGDTAHHIFMEEHKELMEKGEKLLKDTSGSCMLVAALIATVAFAAAFTAPGGNVSDSNSTKNGTPVFLDKTSFTLFAVADATALFSSVTSVLMFLTIYTSRYAEVDFLKSLPRKLIVGLVTLFISMATILVAFGASLYIVFGERYSWAAIPIGLFSCVPLTLFASLQLPLFFEMVRSTYWSSPLQKHRYIPSQQFNTKKDS
- the LOC113284070 gene encoding glutathione S-transferase F13-like; the protein is MAPLKLHGVPFSTCTARVMACLEEKNVQYEICPVDLSTGAHKRPDFISKNPFGQIPVLEDGDITLFESRAICSYIAHKYKDQGTDLLQHGNLHGFAKVMVGCEVESQQFNPAMGPIFFHTFIAPMRGWAPDQKAIDENVVKVGAVLDVYEKMLTSSKYLAGDSYTLADLNHLPYITYIMKTPHANLINSRPHVKAWWEAVSSRPASLKVTQGMTLGSK